A genomic segment from Clostridium pasteurianum BC1 encodes:
- a CDS encoding NifU family protein: MRNEIIEVLDEIRPALQRDGGDVKFIDVTEDGVVKVELQGSCSGCPFSQMTVKNLIETELKNKAPEVKAVVGV; encoded by the coding sequence ATGAGAAATGAAATTATTGAAGTATTAGATGAGATTCGTCCAGCATTACAAAGAGATGGGGGAGATGTAAAATTTATAGACGTTACAGAAGATGGCGTTGTAAAAGTTGAACTACAGGGTTCATGCAGTGGATGCCCATTTTCCCAAATGACAGTGAAAAATTTAATTGAAACAGAATTGAAAAATAAGGCTCCTGAAGTTAAGGCAGTGGTAGGAGTATAA